In the genome of Mytilus edulis chromosome 3, xbMytEdul2.2, whole genome shotgun sequence, one region contains:
- the LOC139517095 gene encoding transmembrane emp24 domain-containing protein 10-like translates to MDVFHVFFVLFAIYITFSDALMFHISPNTKKCLREEIHKDVLVAGEYEISDAPGQKVNLAVTDSKGHILYNKEDIKKGKFAFTTEEYDMFEVCFEAKMTAGGHGSDIEVTLDLKHGVEAKQYDDLAKAEKLKPLEVELRRLEDLSKSIVDDFEYMKSREKEMRDTNESTHSRVMYFSIFSMCCLLGLATWQVLYLRRYFKAKKLIE, encoded by the exons ATGGATGTTTTTCATGTATTTTTCGTTTTATTTgcaatttatataacattttcagATGCATTAATGTTTCATATATCTCCAAACACAAAAAAATGCCTGCGAGAGGAAATCCATAAAGACGTTTTAGTTGCTGGAGAGTATGAAATTTCAGACGCACCAGGACAAAAAGTTAACCTTGCA GTAACAGATTCGAAAGGACACAtactatataataaagaagatattaaaaaaggaaaatttgccTTCACTACAGAAGAATATGATATGTTTGAAGTATGTTTTGAAGCAAAGATGACTGCAG GTGGACATGGTTCAGACATAGAAGTAACATTGGATTTAAAGCATGGCGTGGAAGCAAAACAGTATGATGAT ttggCTAAAGCAGAAAAATTAAAGCCATTGGAAGTTGAGTTGAGAAGATTAGAAGATTTATCAAAATCTATAGTAGATGATTTCGAGTATATGAAGTCTAGAGAAAAAGAAATGAGAGATACCAATG AATCCACTCATTCACGTGTGATGTACTTTAGTATTTTCTCAATGTGCTGTCTTTTAGGATTAGCAACATGGCAGGTTCTGTACTTAAGGAGATATTTCAAGGCCAAGAAATTAATAGAATAA
- the LOC139517096 gene encoding zinc finger protein OZF-like, whose protein sequence is MELQKSNSLSSHTEEFTSSSSTVIGTVHCKSSKGKIRQNRKWSSKGQSKKIKEHKNNVLQEKMNKQDEFYTCQKCFKTFNQRKGLQRHKAIHLPEKPFKCKICKNGFTERCALKVHMKSHTGENCSECPVCNKLFVTERLLQRHMITHTDEKPYACSICNNSFKYELSIKRHMKQHQVLSKHMDMQLDKSPYVCSLCEKTFTSKGHIVKHMKEHLEISESKPFKCDICGNGFSQKGDLKRHIHRHFDKDHKPFACDLCGRRFNHSGDKTRHMRIHSGEKLYSCDECNKQYVRKRDLVNHVKTHTDGPYKCQTCDQQFQRKSNFTRHNIVKHFKTHTGGPY, encoded by the coding sequence ATGGAACTCCAAAAATCAAATAGTTTAAGTTCACACACTGAAGAATTCACAAGCAGTTCATCAACTGTAATTGGAACAGTTCATTGCAAGAGTTCAAAGGGGAAAATAAGACAGAACAGAAAATGGAGTTCAAAAGGACAAAGCAAGAAAATAAAGGAacacaaaaacaatgttttaCAGGAGAAAATGAACAAACAAGATGAATTTTACACTTGTCAGAAATGTTTCAAGACTTTTAATCAAAGAAAAGGATTACAAAGACACAAAGCAATACACCTGCCTGAAAAACCTTTTAAATGTAAGATTTGTAAAAATGGATTTACAGAAAGATGTGCACTGAAAGTACACATGAAGAGTCACACAGGAGAAAACTGCAGTGAATGTCCTGTATGTAATAAACTGTTTGTCACTGAAAGGTTGTTACAAAGGCATATGATAACACACACCGATGAAAAACCTTATGCTTGTTCAATATGCAATAACtcttttaaatatgaattaaGTATCAAGCGTCATATGAAACAACATCAAGTACTCTCCAAACACATGGATATGCAATTGGATAAAAGCCCATATGTATGTTCATTATGtgaaaagacatttacatcaaaagGGCATATAGTAAAACATATGAAAGAACACTTAGAAATCTCTGAAAGCAAACCTTTTAAGTGTGACATATGTGGAAACGGATTTAGTCAAAAAGGTGATTTAAAACGTCATATACATAGACACTTTGACAAGGATCATAAACCCTTTGCTTGTGATTTATGTGGAAGACGTTTTAATCATTCAGGTGACAAGACAAGACACATGAGAATACACTCGGGTGAGAAACTATACAGTTGTGATGAATGTAATAAACAGTATGTTCGAAAAAGAGATTTAGTAAATCATGTTAAAACACACACAGATGGGCCATACAAATGTCAAACTTGTGATCAACAGTTTCAAAGAAAGAGTAATTTTACCAGACAcaatattgtaaaacattttaaaacacatACAGGTGGGCCATACTGA